The following proteins are co-located in the Phragmites australis chromosome 10, lpPhrAust1.1, whole genome shotgun sequence genome:
- the LOC133930756 gene encoding hydroxyproline O-arabinosyltransferase 1-like produces the protein MAAPCGRSAPPLVLIALSAAFLTYNALLSSRSFLPLPDSSSFPTATASSRRLAAGSSGGRRAFHTAVTASGSVYNTWQCRIMYHWFKEARRARSGAEMGGFTRILHSGKPDEFVDEIPTFVADPLPEGDQGYIVLNRPWAFVQWLQRADIQEEYILMAEPDHIIVKPIPNLSRDGRAAAFPFFYIDPKKYENVLRKFFPEYEGLITKIDPIGNSPVIIEKESLARIAPTWMNISIAMKKDPEADKAFGWVLEMYAYAVASALHGVGNILRKDFMIQPPWDLEVGDAFIIHYTYGCDYDVKGKLTYGKIGEWRFDKRSYEHKPPPRNLPLPPNGVPESVVTLVKMVNEATINIPNWESYAAD, from the exons ATGGCCGCGCCGTGCGGCCGCAGCGCGCCGCCGCTGGTCCTCATCGCGCTCTCCGCGGCGTTCCTCACCTACAACGCGCTCCTCTCCTCCCGCTCCTTCCTGCCCCTCCCcgactcctcctccttccctaccgccaccgcctcctcccgccgcctcgccGCAGGGTCCAGCGGCGGGCGGAGGGCGTTCCACACCGCGGTGACCGCGTCTGGGTCCGTGTACAATACGTGGCAGTGCCGCATCATGTACCACTGGTTCAAGGAGGCGCGGCGGGCGCGCAGCGGCGCCGAGATGGGCGGGTTCACCAGGATACTGCACTCCGGGAAGCCCGACGAGTTCGTCGACGAGATCCCCACCTTCGTAGCCGACCCACTCCCCGAAGGGGATCAG GGATACATTGTTCTCAATAGGCCCTGGGCATTTGTTCAGTGGCTCCAGAGGGCAGACATACAGGAAGA ATATATTTTGATGGCAGAGCCAGATCATATTATTGTTAAGCCTATCCCAAACTTGTCAAGAGATGGTCGCGCGGCAGCTTTCCCTTTCTTCTATATTGATCCTAAAAAGTATGAAAATGTATTGCGTAAATTCTTCCCTGAATATGAGGGGCTAATCACTAAAATCGATCCTATAGGAAATTCTCCCGTCATCATTGAGAAG GAATCTCTTGCAAGGATTGCACCGACATGGATGAATATATCAATAGCAATGAAGAAAGATCCTGAAGCTGATAAAGCATTTGGCTGGGTTCTTGAAAT GTATGCCTATGCTGTAGCATCTGCTCTCCATGGAGTAGGCAACATCTTACGCAAGGATTTTATGATACAG CCACCGTGGGACTTGGAAGTTGGTGATGCATTTATCATACATTATACCTATGGGTGTGATTATGATGTGAAG GGTAAACTGACTTACGGCAAAATTGGAGAGTGGAGGTTTGACAAGAGATCCTATGAGCATAAACCTCCTCCTAGAAATTTGCCGTTACCTCCAAATGGTGTACCTGAAAGTGTG